The following are from one region of the Candidatus Deferrimicrobium borealis genome:
- the selA gene encoding L-seryl-tRNA(Sec) selenium transferase, with amino-acid sequence MPESRGLRTLPSVASLLGSDAARAFLRSHPRAVVVDALREIVAAARAAVGEERVPLSREAWTDRILSTLPGEIASRESLPMRRVINAAGIVVHTNLGRAPLPGEALAAVLETARGYSNLEFDLAAGERSSRLSHVEGMLRALTGAECAHVVNNNAAAVLLCLAGHARGREVIVSRGELVEIGGSFRIPDIMAESGARLVEVGTTNRTRLSDYENAITGQTALLLKVHPSNFSVQGFTEEVRTADLARLGERAGIPVMEDQGSGALIDLAPHGIPGAVSLRQALSAGPGIVTASGDKLLGGPQAGILLGKEDLIAPLKKHPLSRALRVDKMCLAALSAVLRLYADERRARERVPVLRMLLEPEERVRARARRLVRAVRAPGGGLSLAIERGGTSPGGGALPGIYLPTSLVAVTHPRIPEAVLEERLRRGTPCVVARVGRGKVLLDLRTVRDDEVPELAAAVSAIDRPPHDA; translated from the coding sequence ATGCCCGAATCCCGAGGACTCCGCACGCTCCCATCCGTCGCCTCCCTGCTCGGAAGCGACGCCGCCCGCGCGTTCCTGCGATCCCATCCCCGCGCCGTGGTGGTGGACGCCCTCCGCGAGATCGTCGCCGCCGCCCGCGCCGCCGTCGGCGAGGAACGGGTTCCTCTTTCGCGCGAGGCGTGGACCGACCGGATCCTCTCGACGCTGCCGGGAGAGATCGCGTCAAGGGAGTCCCTCCCGATGCGCAGGGTGATCAACGCCGCCGGGATCGTCGTCCACACCAATCTCGGACGTGCGCCGTTGCCCGGGGAGGCGCTCGCCGCGGTCCTCGAAACCGCGCGGGGGTATTCGAACCTCGAGTTCGACCTCGCGGCGGGGGAACGGTCGTCCCGCCTCTCGCACGTCGAGGGGATGCTCCGCGCCCTGACCGGCGCCGAGTGCGCCCACGTCGTCAACAACAACGCCGCCGCGGTGCTGCTCTGTCTCGCGGGCCACGCCCGGGGGCGGGAAGTGATCGTGAGCCGCGGCGAGCTCGTCGAGATCGGCGGATCGTTCCGGATCCCCGACATCATGGCGGAGAGCGGCGCCCGGTTGGTGGAGGTGGGGACAACGAACCGGACGCGCCTTTCCGATTACGAGAACGCCATCACGGGTCAGACCGCGCTCCTGCTCAAGGTCCACCCGTCCAACTTCTCCGTTCAAGGGTTCACCGAGGAGGTCCGCACCGCCGACCTCGCCCGCCTGGGCGAGCGCGCGGGGATCCCTGTCATGGAGGACCAGGGATCGGGGGCGCTGATCGATCTCGCGCCGCACGGGATCCCCGGGGCGGTGTCCCTGCGGCAGGCCTTGTCCGCCGGCCCCGGGATCGTCACTGCGAGCGGGGACAAGCTCCTGGGGGGACCGCAGGCGGGGATCCTCCTCGGGAAGGAAGACCTGATCGCGCCGCTGAAGAAGCACCCGCTCTCCCGGGCGCTCCGGGTCGACAAAATGTGCCTCGCCGCGCTCTCGGCGGTCCTTCGCCTCTACGCGGACGAACGCAGGGCGAGGGAACGGGTCCCCGTCCTCCGGATGCTCCTCGAACCCGAGGAACGGGTGCGCGCCAGGGCGCGCCGCCTCGTGCGGGCGGTTCGCGCTCCGGGGGGAGGGCTGTCCCTCGCCATCGAGCGGGGCGGGACCTCTCCCGGCGGCGGCGCCCTTCCCGGCATCTACCTGCCGACCTCCCTCGTAGCCGTTACGCACCCGCGGATTCCGGAAGCGGTCCTCGAAGAGCGGCTGCGCCGGGGGACGCCTTGCGTGGTAGCCCGGGTAGGGAGAGGGAAGGTGCTCCTCGATCTTCGGACCGTCCGGGACGACGAGGTTCCGGAGCTTGCCGCGGCCGTTTCCGCCATTGACCGACCCCCGCACGATGCGTAG
- a CDS encoding GntR family transcriptional regulator, with protein MTLRERIVETIRNAIVNGQLAPGTRIAEPELADKFGISRTPIREAFRQLESEGFITVVPRKGAIVASLSSRDIADFYDLKMILEGYAARCATTTLTESDLTKMETVNRQIEAASEKKDLRRLLDLHNEFHDIFLRSCGNEKLHTIVQNLVMQFRRFRLILAMPGKIEGSIRQHWEIIDAFRKRDPELAEELVRKNAAYGKKLLLRELAKV; from the coding sequence ATGACGCTTCGCGAACGGATCGTGGAGACGATCCGAAACGCCATCGTCAACGGCCAACTGGCTCCCGGCACACGCATCGCGGAACCGGAACTGGCCGACAAGTTCGGGATCAGCCGGACGCCGATCCGGGAGGCGTTCCGTCAGCTGGAGTCGGAAGGCTTCATCACCGTGGTGCCGCGCAAGGGGGCCATCGTCGCCTCCCTGTCGTCGCGCGACATCGCCGACTTCTACGATCTGAAGATGATCCTTGAGGGGTACGCGGCGCGGTGCGCGACCACGACCCTCACGGAGTCCGACCTCACGAAGATGGAGACGGTCAACCGCCAGATCGAGGCCGCATCGGAGAAGAAGGACCTTCGCCGGCTGCTCGACCTGCACAACGAGTTCCACGACATCTTCCTGCGCTCGTGCGGGAACGAGAAGCTCCACACGATCGTGCAGAACCTGGTCATGCAGTTCCGGCGCTTCCGCCTGATCCTCGCCATGCCGGGAAAGATCGAAGGGTCGATCCGGCAGCATTGGGAGATCATCGACGCGTTCCGAAAGCGCGATCCGGAGCTCGCCGAGGAGCTGGTGCGCAAGAACGCCGCCTACGGAAAGAAACTCCTCCTCCGGGAACTGGCGAAGGTCTGA
- a CDS encoding sugar phosphate isomerase/epimerase — protein MPWVVHSTVPYPMLKEPGTPRMLSDAGVGPEIYFSGATLDALTPVEAESVAETLRDAGIRSLSFHAPFEDVWPGARDEEARRFAVRRIEGAIALAPIFRPAGIVLHGGYSDWLFDFQPEKWLAAARRSFGELAEAAEKAGTDLCVENVFDEIPDHLLRLREAVGSPRLHFCFDPGHATLFSRLPVQKWAGAFGEGIRLMHVHDNRGRRDDHLPVGEGGINFRGVLLAVRDAGARPILTVEPHCKEHFARSVAGLQAILATI, from the coding sequence ATGCCCTGGGTCGTCCACTCCACCGTCCCCTACCCCATGCTGAAGGAGCCGGGCACGCCGCGGATGCTGTCCGACGCCGGCGTCGGGCCGGAGATCTACTTCTCGGGGGCGACTCTGGACGCGCTCACCCCGGTCGAGGCGGAATCCGTCGCGGAGACGCTCCGGGACGCCGGGATCCGCTCCCTCTCGTTCCACGCCCCTTTCGAGGACGTGTGGCCCGGAGCGCGCGACGAGGAGGCTCGGCGGTTCGCCGTGCGGCGGATCGAAGGGGCGATCGCGCTCGCCCCGATCTTCCGCCCCGCCGGGATCGTTCTCCACGGCGGGTATTCCGACTGGCTCTTCGACTTCCAGCCGGAAAAGTGGCTCGCCGCGGCCCGGCGATCGTTCGGAGAACTCGCCGAAGCGGCGGAGAAGGCGGGAACCGACCTGTGCGTGGAGAACGTCTTCGACGAGATCCCCGACCACCTGCTCCGCCTGCGGGAGGCGGTGGGCTCTCCCCGCCTCCACTTCTGCTTCGACCCGGGGCACGCGACGCTCTTCTCCCGTCTGCCGGTCCAGAAGTGGGCGGGGGCGTTCGGGGAGGGAATCCGTCTGATGCACGTGCACGACAACCGGGGACGGCGCGACGACCACCTTCCGGTGGGAGAGGGAGGGATCAATTTCCGGGGGGTGCTGCTGGCGGTGCGGGACGCGGGGGCCCGCCCGATCCTCACGGTGGAACCGCACTGCAAGGAACACTTCGCGCGCAGCGTGGCGGGGCTTCAGGCGATCCTCGCGACGATATGA
- a CDS encoding STAS domain-containing protein, protein MPLHRTIQIREEGDTLVVCVGGYLNNLLGEEIEKVVHARLNDGGRRILLNFQGTRLVNSIGISFVIGIVEKVMEREGRMAFCELSRINCELFRVTGLAKYVRSFETEKEALDYLSGNA, encoded by the coding sequence ATGCCTCTGCACAGGACGATCCAGATCCGCGAAGAGGGAGACACCTTGGTGGTGTGCGTCGGCGGGTACCTGAACAACCTGCTGGGCGAGGAGATCGAGAAGGTGGTCCACGCGAGGCTCAACGACGGCGGTCGCCGGATCCTGCTGAACTTCCAGGGTACGCGGCTCGTGAACAGCATCGGGATCTCGTTCGTCATCGGGATCGTGGAAAAGGTGATGGAGCGGGAAGGCCGGATGGCCTTCTGCGAGTTGAGCCGGATCAACTGCGAACTTTTCCGCGTGACGGGGCTGGCGAAATACGTCCGTTCCTTCGAGACCGAAAAGGAGGCGCTCGACTACCTGTCTGGAAACGCTTGA
- a CDS encoding ATP-binding protein has protein sequence MRLFGTMGAETSFREEDFFGREEELSALTRAALEGSRGVGSSFMIYGPPNIGKTSLLLKLAKVLGGSAGGEGLPRPFPLYFSFSQILSHPLALSQHFLQEFLSQLLRFLGDAHPSAFDPATMCDRLASFGVTGCREVLAAHERCTAEGDGLSALVNALSFPFSASGELFYPVFLFDDFQYTGKLQAVPEGAMLSILRPYIKSGHFPMFLSGSSPGRVTAALKREGLFGTFQMIEVGGLSTASSVRLWGHLCERRRVDIPASLLPRASERLGGIPTYQRMLVEEIFFRGAKVPDAVTLENLYAVSVTEGKLNRYWREFFENTFPDRGQRGRAIRFLKRVLCDRFPLDTVEGAISLMGASEEEGGAILSALEFKGLLKADLDQLTFPGDPVLADFLYWAFERGVLGKGTSQVAAAIVQARLSRTEPEPGQGGDHARRVAIVKELMRKWDLREVPLLLLDFRMFREKFGGKGLLEVVIGMEREAVRVRLPKVSSVSTGYRASRGGPRFDFDLVAYGFLDSDFSEENLVIWAVDAAVEKNLGARAVEHFENRCRLLALEKGLPHDRLRKWMIINETSDPAAVDLASRYGIHLSHPTQLRLFLNLFGLEELEREPEPARSPGPEATRAGRTLEYELVLPIKADSEVVAARVAEEVAAFASVNADTVDRIKMAIIEACINAFEHSASESGKVRLRYLLSPDKIELFVQDDGKGFRAGKTPEESKKNRGWGLKLIRELVDEVEIITGPDGTVVHMMMRLGGDPADPGTVTQGEGESASPGER, from the coding sequence TTGCGTCTTTTCGGCACCATGGGGGCGGAGACGTCCTTCCGTGAGGAAGATTTTTTCGGGCGCGAGGAAGAACTCTCCGCCTTGACGCGCGCGGCGTTGGAGGGAAGCCGGGGCGTCGGCTCCTCCTTCATGATCTACGGACCGCCGAATATCGGCAAGACGTCGTTGCTCCTCAAGCTGGCGAAGGTGCTGGGGGGATCCGCCGGCGGAGAGGGGCTTCCCCGCCCGTTCCCGCTCTACTTTTCCTTCAGCCAGATCCTTTCGCACCCGCTGGCGCTCTCCCAGCATTTCCTTCAGGAGTTTCTTTCGCAATTGCTCCGGTTCCTCGGGGACGCGCACCCTTCGGCCTTCGACCCCGCGACGATGTGCGACCGCCTGGCCTCCTTCGGGGTCACGGGGTGCCGGGAGGTTCTCGCCGCCCACGAGCGGTGCACCGCCGAGGGGGACGGCCTCTCCGCGCTCGTCAACGCCCTCTCGTTCCCGTTCTCGGCCTCGGGGGAGCTCTTCTATCCGGTATTCCTCTTCGACGACTTCCAGTATACGGGGAAACTCCAGGCCGTGCCCGAGGGGGCGATGCTTTCCATCCTTCGCCCCTACATCAAGTCCGGCCACTTCCCGATGTTCCTCTCGGGCTCCTCGCCCGGCCGCGTCACCGCGGCCCTCAAGCGCGAGGGGCTCTTCGGCACCTTCCAGATGATCGAGGTGGGAGGACTCTCGACCGCCTCCTCCGTCCGCCTGTGGGGGCACCTGTGCGAGCGGCGCCGCGTCGATATCCCGGCGTCCCTCCTTCCCCGCGCCTCCGAGCGGCTCGGCGGGATCCCGACCTACCAGCGGATGCTCGTGGAAGAGATCTTCTTCCGGGGGGCGAAGGTCCCCGACGCGGTCACCCTCGAAAACCTGTACGCGGTCTCCGTCACCGAGGGGAAGCTCAACCGGTACTGGAGGGAGTTCTTCGAGAACACCTTCCCGGACCGGGGGCAGCGCGGGCGGGCGATCCGGTTCCTCAAGCGCGTCCTCTGCGACCGGTTCCCGCTCGACACGGTGGAGGGGGCGATCTCCCTGATGGGAGCGTCCGAGGAGGAGGGGGGAGCGATCCTCTCGGCCCTCGAATTCAAGGGTCTCCTGAAGGCCGACCTCGATCAACTCACGTTCCCGGGGGACCCGGTGCTGGCCGATTTCCTGTACTGGGCGTTCGAGCGCGGCGTCCTCGGGAAGGGGACGTCGCAGGTGGCGGCGGCGATCGTGCAGGCGCGGCTCTCCCGCACGGAGCCGGAGCCGGGGCAGGGCGGCGACCACGCGCGCCGCGTCGCGATCGTGAAGGAGTTGATGCGGAAGTGGGACCTGCGGGAGGTGCCGCTCCTTCTCCTCGACTTCCGGATGTTCCGCGAAAAGTTCGGGGGGAAGGGGCTGCTCGAGGTCGTCATCGGGATGGAGCGCGAGGCGGTGCGAGTCCGGCTGCCGAAGGTCTCCTCCGTCTCGACGGGGTACCGCGCCAGCCGGGGGGGGCCGCGCTTCGACTTCGACCTGGTCGCGTACGGGTTCCTCGACAGCGACTTCTCCGAGGAGAACCTCGTCATCTGGGCGGTCGACGCGGCGGTCGAGAAGAACCTCGGCGCCCGCGCCGTCGAACATTTCGAGAACCGGTGCCGTCTCCTGGCGCTCGAGAAGGGGCTGCCGCACGACCGGCTCCGGAAGTGGATGATCATCAACGAGACGTCGGACCCTGCGGCGGTCGACCTGGCGTCGCGGTACGGCATCCACCTGTCCCACCCGACGCAGTTGCGGCTCTTCCTCAACCTGTTCGGCCTCGAGGAACTGGAGCGGGAGCCCGAGCCCGCCCGCTCCCCCGGGCCCGAGGCGACGCGCGCCGGGAGGACGCTGGAGTACGAACTTGTCCTGCCGATCAAGGCCGACTCCGAGGTGGTCGCGGCGCGGGTGGCGGAAGAGGTCGCGGCCTTCGCGTCCGTCAACGCCGACACCGTGGACCGCATCAAGATGGCGATCATCGAGGCGTGCATCAACGCCTTCGAGCACAGCGCCTCCGAGTCGGGGAAGGTCCGTCTGCGGTACCTGCTCTCCCCCGACAAGATCGAGCTTTTCGTGCAGGACGACGGCAAGGGGTTCCGGGCGGGGAAGACGCCTGAGGAGTCGAAGAAGAACCGGGGATGGGGACTGAAGCTGATCCGGGAACTGGTCGACGAGGTCGAGATCATCACCGGGCCGGACGGCACCGTCGTCCACATGATGATGCGTCTCGGGGGGGATCCCGCGGATCCCGGGACCGTCACGCAAGGGGAGGGGGAATCCGCGTCCCCCGGGGAGCGATAA
- a CDS encoding TIGR03936 family radical SAM-associated protein, translating into MREIPPSIRKPSRYSGGEVRPPSIAWDAARVRVLLAFPDVYEIGMSHLGILLLREILSARPGTLCDRVFAPWTDYEEHLRAAGLPLASLESGRPAGEFDLIGFSLCYELTYTNVLAMLDLSGIPLLSKDRSEEHPLVVAGGVCTLNPAPVAPFFDALLIGDGEEAVLEIVALVEERKKEGGSRADLLSRLSRIEGVYVPGISRRVARRVLADLNRSPLLPAPILPAMRVVHDRLSVEISRGCTRGCRFCQAGYAYRPVRERDPLALLRYLQEEAPKTGYDEVGLLSLSAADYSCVDRLVTEAMEALAPSDVSLSLPSLRLDALRENTVRQIRKVRKSGFTLAPEAGTERLRRSVNKEIPDDDVLKTAEWIFGNGWQTLKLYFMVGLPGETADDVRAIGALAGRVAAIARRHGKRASVTVSVSAFVPKPHTPFQWERQIGREEIQERIRLLRDALGRNRHAEVKFHSPETSALEGVFSRGDDRLPGVIARAFRNGARFDAWTEAFRPDAWKRAFEEEGIEPLEYLRERDPRDPLPWEFVDAGIDREFLLSEREKARAGETTPDCRAAGCSSCGACPPGLSNITYPGRLGEPAVTGEEGERAPQPSAAARRHVVRLSYAKEGPAKYLSGLEIQSLWGRVFRRAGLPLAYSQGFNPSPKLSLSPALAVGAESDAEFLEAEFTLPVPAAEVPIKLAPHLPAGIRVTFASGVPPGSPRLSDFDIASDWTLRPVPPFRLPEEITPALVAERLAAFRASERHPLVLTREDRTSEIDLKPIVRTFGVNPDGISITIIQGTGKGVRPVEAAASLLGVPLSPEGILPRKVSAELIHRRG; encoded by the coding sequence ATGCGCGAAATCCCCCCCTCCATCCGGAAGCCGTCGAGATATAGCGGCGGCGAAGTCCGCCCTCCCTCCATCGCGTGGGACGCGGCACGCGTGCGCGTGCTGCTCGCTTTTCCCGACGTGTACGAGATCGGGATGTCGCACCTCGGGATCCTGCTCCTGCGCGAGATCCTCTCGGCGCGGCCCGGTACCCTCTGCGATCGCGTCTTCGCCCCGTGGACCGATTACGAGGAGCACCTGCGCGCCGCCGGCCTGCCGCTCGCATCGCTCGAATCGGGGCGGCCCGCCGGGGAGTTCGACCTCATCGGATTCTCCCTGTGCTACGAACTCACCTACACGAACGTCCTCGCGATGCTCGACCTTTCCGGGATCCCCCTCCTGTCGAAGGACCGATCGGAGGAGCACCCCCTCGTGGTGGCCGGGGGCGTGTGCACCCTGAACCCCGCTCCCGTGGCCCCCTTCTTCGACGCCCTCCTCATCGGGGACGGCGAGGAAGCGGTGCTCGAGATCGTCGCACTCGTCGAGGAACGGAAAAAAGAGGGCGGATCCCGCGCGGATCTCCTCTCGCGGCTCTCCCGGATCGAGGGGGTGTACGTCCCGGGGATCTCCCGCCGGGTGGCGAGGCGCGTCCTTGCGGACCTCAACCGTTCCCCGCTGCTGCCGGCCCCGATCCTGCCGGCGATGCGCGTCGTCCACGACCGCCTGAGCGTCGAGATCTCCCGGGGGTGCACGCGGGGGTGCCGCTTCTGCCAGGCGGGGTACGCCTACCGGCCGGTGCGGGAGCGCGACCCCCTCGCCCTGCTTCGGTACCTCCAGGAGGAGGCGCCCAAGACGGGATACGACGAGGTCGGGCTCCTGTCGCTCTCCGCCGCCGACTACAGCTGCGTCGACCGGCTCGTCACGGAGGCGATGGAGGCGCTCGCACCTTCCGACGTGTCGCTCTCCCTCCCCTCGCTTCGCCTGGACGCGTTGCGCGAGAACACGGTCCGTCAGATCCGGAAGGTCCGCAAGTCGGGCTTCACGCTCGCGCCGGAAGCGGGGACGGAGCGGTTGCGCCGCTCGGTCAACAAGGAGATCCCGGACGACGACGTGCTGAAGACGGCCGAGTGGATCTTCGGGAACGGCTGGCAGACCCTCAAGCTCTACTTCATGGTCGGCCTGCCCGGGGAGACGGCGGACGACGTCCGGGCGATCGGGGCGCTCGCCGGCCGGGTCGCCGCGATCGCGCGTCGCCACGGAAAGCGCGCCTCCGTGACGGTGAGCGTCTCCGCGTTCGTCCCGAAGCCGCACACCCCGTTCCAGTGGGAGCGCCAGATCGGACGCGAGGAGATCCAGGAGCGGATCCGCCTGCTCCGGGACGCGCTTGGCCGGAACCGCCACGCGGAGGTGAAGTTCCACTCCCCGGAGACCTCCGCGCTCGAGGGAGTCTTCTCGCGGGGGGACGACCGGCTGCCGGGAGTGATCGCGCGGGCGTTCCGGAACGGCGCGCGGTTCGACGCGTGGACGGAGGCGTTCCGGCCCGACGCGTGGAAGCGGGCGTTCGAGGAGGAGGGGATCGAGCCGCTCGAATACCTGCGGGAACGCGATCCGCGGGATCCGCTCCCGTGGGAGTTCGTGGACGCCGGGATCGACCGGGAGTTCCTCCTCTCCGAGCGGGAGAAGGCCCGCGCGGGGGAGACGACGCCGGATTGCCGCGCCGCGGGCTGCTCCTCCTGCGGGGCGTGCCCCCCGGGGCTGTCGAACATCACGTACCCCGGACGGCTCGGGGAACCCGCGGTGACCGGCGAGGAGGGGGAGCGCGCCCCGCAACCATCGGCGGCCGCGCGGCGGCACGTCGTCCGCCTCTCCTACGCCAAGGAGGGTCCCGCGAAATATCTGAGCGGCCTGGAGATCCAGTCGTTGTGGGGACGCGTCTTCCGGCGGGCCGGCCTGCCGCTGGCGTACAGCCAGGGGTTCAACCCTTCCCCGAAACTCTCCCTCTCCCCCGCCCTCGCCGTGGGCGCGGAGAGCGACGCAGAGTTTCTCGAGGCCGAGTTCACTCTCCCCGTCCCGGCCGCGGAGGTGCCGATAAAGCTTGCCCCGCACCTTCCCGCGGGAATCCGCGTCACCTTCGCTTCGGGCGTCCCGCCGGGCTCCCCCCGGCTCTCGGACTTCGACATCGCCTCCGACTGGACCCTGCGCCCGGTCCCGCCGTTCCGCTTACCCGAAGAGATCACGCCTGCGCTGGTCGCGGAGCGCCTCGCAGCGTTCCGCGCGTCGGAGCGGCACCCGCTCGTCCTCACGCGGGAAGACCGGACCTCCGAGATCGACCTGAAGCCGATCGTTCGCACGTTCGGGGTGAACCCGGACGGCATCTCCATTACAATCATCCAGGGCACAGGAAAGGGCGTCCGTCCGGTGGAGGCCGCCGCCTCCCTGCTGGGGGTGCCCCTGTCCCCCGAGGGGATCCTTCCGAGAAAGGTGTCGGCGGAGCTGATCCACCGCCGCGGGTAG
- a CDS encoding class I SAM-dependent methyltransferase encodes MIRHKDRISSYEWLEHVKQRTDWFLNWLSEYGSINDNWNILHVGSGAEGEINFISKGHRFAIDPLATFYKEHFQDIMNKDVQYLDGRGENLPFEDNSLDLVISYNSLEYSEDPIRVLSEISRVLKSNGYFYLGINVKSVYGHSVIELGKKIIRKKTDYSHMYTIKLIKREVSNFFNILDEKGETNLERFSPSIAELNRLTLKNFIKFYLLGQGNIMYHILAIKTPFPGVILF; translated from the coding sequence ATGATTAGGCATAAAGACAGGATATCTTCCTATGAATGGCTTGAACATGTAAAACAAAGGACAGATTGGTTTCTAAATTGGTTGAGTGAGTATGGATCAATCAATGATAATTGGAATATATTGCATGTCGGATCGGGTGCGGAGGGAGAAATAAATTTCATAAGTAAAGGACATAGGTTCGCTATAGATCCACTCGCTACTTTTTATAAAGAACATTTCCAGGATATAATGAATAAAGATGTTCAATATCTGGATGGTCGAGGAGAAAACCTCCCCTTCGAAGATAACAGCCTAGACCTAGTAATTTCTTATAATTCCTTGGAGTACTCTGAAGACCCAATAAGAGTATTATCTGAAATTTCAAGAGTTTTGAAAAGTAACGGCTATTTTTATTTGGGAATCAACGTGAAATCAGTATATGGTCACTCAGTAATTGAGCTAGGAAAAAAAATCATAAGAAAAAAAACTGACTACTCTCACATGTATACAATAAAATTAATAAAAAGAGAAGTCAGCAATTTCTTCAATATTCTAGATGAAAAAGGAGAAACGAATTTAGAAAGATTTTCACCATCAATAGCCGAATTAAATAGGCTTACACTTAAGAATTTTATAAAATTCTACCTATTAGGACAAGGCAACATTATGTACCACATATTGGCTATCAAGACTCCATTTCCAGGAGTCATTCTCTTTTAA
- a CDS encoding glycosyltransferase family 4 protein, translating into MTGTIPTRSSSRKRVCIVTDSPYFYPPYIGGGDVKQLSELASQLANRNVEVTAIARQGRPRATPSPVHSGPLRIHYVPPGGDFKGEGWAALWPVLWFVIRMFFFLLRKRATYDILLVSGFRTLGLSSAIVARLTGKRCIVRIETPMDLADTVSPESASRMGRLSHLVLAKVIRGMRRITFVLVNELVVFTDQFKTQLERLGAPPRNIRCVPNGVDIEQFTPLSADARRTLRTCLGLPMDKVIFVYTGRICRSKGVLDLLCSWQYLAHRQDLFLLLVGSGADSHDSCETEAREYLRTHEGEGKIIGTVDNVSEYLQASDVFIFLSHAEAFSLSIIEALATGLPSIVTNVGGAPEVVRHHEWGALVDAEAPVETIASEIKWMLSRRDAWPSMGRAARRIIVTKYAMSEIADQYIDLFDLH; encoded by the coding sequence ATGACAGGCACCATACCCACCCGGTCATCGTCGCGCAAGCGAGTATGTATTGTCACGGATTCTCCGTATTTCTACCCACCATACATCGGCGGCGGCGACGTCAAGCAGCTCAGTGAGCTCGCCAGTCAACTGGCCAACAGAAACGTGGAAGTCACGGCCATAGCGCGGCAGGGCAGACCGAGAGCGACACCGTCACCCGTTCATTCAGGACCGCTACGCATACACTATGTGCCGCCGGGCGGCGACTTCAAAGGTGAAGGCTGGGCGGCGCTCTGGCCGGTCTTGTGGTTCGTGATCCGCATGTTCTTTTTCTTGTTGCGCAAGCGGGCGACCTACGACATCCTGCTGGTCTCCGGCTTTCGCACGCTCGGGCTATCAAGCGCGATCGTCGCTCGTCTGACCGGTAAGCGTTGTATCGTGCGCATCGAGACGCCCATGGATCTGGCCGACACGGTGTCCCCGGAAAGCGCCTCGCGCATGGGACGCTTGTCCCATCTCGTCCTGGCCAAGGTCATCCGTGGGATGCGTCGCATAACATTTGTCCTGGTGAATGAACTTGTCGTATTCACCGATCAGTTCAAGACGCAGCTCGAGCGATTGGGCGCCCCACCGCGAAATATTAGGTGTGTGCCCAATGGCGTCGACATTGAGCAATTCACTCCCCTGAGCGCGGACGCCAGACGCACATTACGCACCTGCCTCGGCCTTCCGATGGACAAGGTAATCTTCGTCTACACCGGTCGAATCTGTCGCTCCAAGGGCGTGCTGGACCTGCTGTGTTCCTGGCAGTACCTGGCGCACAGACAGGACCTGTTTCTGCTGCTCGTCGGCTCGGGGGCGGACTCGCACGACAGTTGCGAGACCGAAGCACGCGAGTACCTGCGCACGCATGAAGGCGAAGGCAAGATCATCGGCACGGTCGACAACGTTTCGGAGTATCTGCAGGCCTCCGACGTGTTCATCTTCCTCAGCCACGCCGAGGCCTTCAGCCTCTCCATCATCGAAGCACTCGCGACGGGTCTACCGAGCATCGTCACGAACGTCGGCGGGGCGCCGGAGGTCGTTCGCCATCACGAATGGGGAGCGCTGGTTGATGCGGAAGCGCCTGTGGAGACGATTGCCAGTGAGATCAAGTGGATGCTGTCACGCCGTGACGCGTGGCCGTCCATGGGACGGGCCGCGCGCCGCATCATTGTGACAAAATATGCGATGTCCGAAATCGCAGATCAGTACATCGATCTCTTCGACCTTCATTAA